Proteins encoded in a region of the Streptomyces sp. NBC_01298 genome:
- a CDS encoding PspC domain-containing protein translates to MTEVHDSPPPDAGAGRSTAGAGAGSASTPAERPPLRRGKRDKVLAGVCGGLGRYFGLDPVIFRIVLGVLAVTGGVGLIFYGFAWLLLPQEGEEDSEAKKLLTGRVEGSTLAAVFAALVGCALFLSMLDNGGLAVFSVLAVLALGAAAHWSQRRRSGSGGAPEEKAAPGAEFVYPAATRTGHRTAHSPAPPETQAPPAPGGPSWWRDPLVKDGTTGPVGSTGYLWGPEDSVPAGPGGGPAAAPPSGEDLPREPRGGIGGRVFVLAALAGSIATAAVWEGSTLSHALQVGFAAGLAVFGLGLAVSSVKGRTGFGTILLSVITAALLAASVALPKDISTDWRVVDWHPTAVAEVAPVYEAGTGLATLDLSHVDVPKGTTVPVRASIDAGRLRVILPREVTARTEATVRLGDIQMPGDTSEDIRVRDRTETREATLPPASGTQAGGTIELHLSAGVGQVEVTRAAS, encoded by the coding sequence ATGACCGAAGTACACGATTCCCCGCCGCCGGACGCAGGAGCCGGCAGGAGCACGGCCGGCGCGGGCGCCGGCTCCGCTTCGACGCCCGCCGAGCGCCCTCCCCTGCGCCGCGGCAAGCGCGACAAGGTGCTCGCGGGCGTGTGCGGCGGGCTGGGCCGGTACTTCGGTCTCGACCCGGTGATATTCCGGATCGTGCTCGGCGTCCTCGCCGTCACCGGCGGCGTGGGTCTGATCTTCTACGGCTTCGCCTGGCTGCTGCTGCCCCAGGAGGGCGAGGAGGACAGCGAGGCGAAGAAGCTGCTGACCGGCCGGGTAGAGGGCTCGACGCTGGCAGCGGTGTTCGCCGCGCTGGTGGGCTGCGCCCTGTTCCTGTCGATGCTGGACAACGGCGGGCTGGCGGTCTTCTCCGTCCTGGCCGTCCTCGCGCTGGGAGCCGCGGCCCACTGGTCGCAGCGGCGGCGGAGCGGATCCGGCGGGGCGCCCGAGGAGAAGGCGGCGCCGGGCGCCGAGTTCGTGTACCCGGCGGCCACCCGGACCGGGCACCGCACGGCGCACAGTCCGGCGCCTCCCGAGACCCAGGCGCCGCCCGCGCCCGGCGGCCCGTCCTGGTGGCGGGATCCGCTGGTCAAGGACGGCACCACGGGGCCGGTCGGCTCGACCGGGTACCTGTGGGGCCCCGAGGACTCGGTGCCCGCCGGTCCCGGCGGCGGTCCGGCGGCGGCTCCGCCGTCCGGGGAGGACCTCCCCCGGGAGCCCCGCGGCGGCATCGGCGGCCGGGTGTTCGTCCTCGCCGCGCTGGCCGGGAGCATCGCCACCGCCGCGGTCTGGGAGGGCAGCACCCTGAGCCACGCCCTACAGGTCGGCTTCGCCGCCGGCCTCGCCGTCTTCGGCCTGGGGCTCGCGGTGAGCTCGGTCAAGGGCCGCACGGGCTTCGGCACCATCCTGCTCTCGGTGATCACGGCCGCCCTGCTGGCCGCGTCGGTCGCGCTGCCCAAGGACATCAGTACCGACTGGCGCGTCGTGGACTGGCATCCGACCGCGGTGGCCGAGGTGGCCCCGGTCTACGAGGCGGGTACCGGGCTCGCCACCTTGGACCTCAGCCACGTGGACGTGCCCAAGGGCACCACCGTGCCCGTCCGCGCCTCCATCGACGCCGGCCGGCTGCGGGTGATCCTCCCGAGGGAGGTCACCGCGAGGACGGAGGCGACGGTCAGGCTGGGCGACATCCAGATGCCCGGCGACACCAGCGAGGACATACGCGTGCGCGACCGCACCGAGACCCGGGAGGCGACGCTGCCCCCCGCCTCGGGCACCCAGGCCGGCGGCACGATCGAGCTGCACCTCAGCGCGGGTGTGGGACAGGTGGAGGTAACCCGTGCGGCGTCATGA
- a CDS encoding DoxX family protein yields the protein MTRTDVPSGAPDAPTGPSGPHGLRERAARHALLPLRIFLGVTFVYAGLDKLTDSAFLSATGGGSIGELMHGVRDTSAIPAMVDLALKAPVGFAVALAIGELLVGLGVLAGLLTRIASVGGALISLSLWLTVSWAVTPYYYGNDLIYLLAWTPLILAGAPLWSLDALIRGKRRATA from the coding sequence GTGACCCGAACTGACGTCCCCTCCGGCGCCCCTGACGCACCCACCGGACCGAGCGGCCCGCACGGTCTGCGCGAACGCGCCGCCCGCCACGCCCTCCTGCCCCTGCGGATCTTCCTCGGCGTGACCTTCGTCTACGCGGGCCTGGACAAGCTGACCGACTCGGCGTTCCTCTCCGCCACCGGCGGCGGCTCCATCGGCGAACTGATGCACGGGGTGCGCGACACCTCGGCGATCCCGGCCATGGTGGACCTGGCCCTGAAGGCACCCGTCGGCTTCGCCGTGGCCCTGGCCATCGGGGAGCTCCTGGTCGGCCTGGGGGTCCTGGCCGGGCTGCTGACCCGGATCGCGTCCGTCGGCGGGGCGCTGATCTCGCTCAGCCTGTGGCTCACCGTGTCCTGGGCGGTGACCCCGTACTACTACGGCAACGACCTGATCTACCTGCTGGCCTGGACCCCGCTGATCCTCGCCGGGGCGCCCCTGTGGTCACTGGACGCCCTGATCAGGGGCAAGCGGAGGGCCACCGCCTGA
- a CDS encoding class II aldolase/adducin family protein has product MTERLPAPAPVPVERLGFEMPPVFATAEEERAHRKERLAGVLRLLGRLGYEDGVGGHVSARDPEFEDCYWVNPFGRAFASIGPEDLLLVDGEGRVRQGGRRVNQLAFAVHAAVHRARPRVVAVVRTQAPYGRALAALGELLAPVTQEACAFYEDHALLDEFSGGGALGGGAAGGGDPERIATALGPYKALVLRNLGLLTVGDSVEAAAWWFIAAERAAQVQLIARAAGKAVLISHHSALATRERFGSDLAAWANCQPLLEAAGAGASTS; this is encoded by the coding sequence ATGACCGAGCGACTGCCCGCACCCGCACCCGTGCCCGTCGAGCGGTTGGGCTTCGAGATGCCGCCGGTGTTCGCCACCGCCGAGGAGGAGCGCGCGCACCGCAAGGAGCGGCTCGCCGGGGTGCTGCGGCTGCTGGGGCGGCTCGGCTACGAGGACGGGGTGGGCGGGCACGTCAGCGCCCGGGACCCGGAGTTCGAGGACTGCTACTGGGTGAACCCCTTCGGCCGGGCCTTCGCCTCGATCGGCCCCGAGGACCTGCTGCTCGTCGACGGGGAGGGGCGGGTCAGGCAGGGCGGGCGCAGGGTCAACCAGCTGGCCTTCGCCGTGCACGCGGCCGTCCACCGGGCCCGGCCCCGCGTGGTGGCCGTCGTGCGCACGCAGGCCCCGTACGGCCGGGCGCTCGCCGCGCTCGGCGAACTGCTCGCCCCCGTCACCCAGGAGGCCTGCGCCTTCTACGAGGACCACGCGCTGCTCGACGAGTTTTCGGGCGGTGGGGCCTTGGGCGGCGGGGCCGCGGGCGGTGGGGACCCCGAGCGGATCGCGACCGCGCTCGGCCCCTACAAGGCTCTGGTCCTGCGGAACCTCGGCCTGCTGACGGTCGGTGACTCGGTGGAGGCCGCCGCGTGGTGGTTCATCGCGGCGGAGCGGGCCGCGCAGGTCCAGCTGATCGCGCGGGCGGCCGGAAAGGCGGTGCTCATCAGCCATCACAGCGCGCTCGCGACCAGGGAACGGTTCGGATCCGATCTCGCGGCCTGGGCGAACTGCCAGCCGCTGCTGGAGGCCGCCGGAGCGGGTGCGTCAACATCATGA
- the guaA gene encoding glutamine-hydrolyzing GMP synthase produces MPEATLATHDSAPDTVLVVDFGAQYAQLIARRVREARVYSEVVPSTMPVAEMLAKNPKAIILSGGPSSVYEEGAPQLDGAIFEAGVPVFGMCYGFQLMAVTLGGTVDNTGSREYGRTPLAVSKAGSTLFEGTPENQSVWMSHGDACSAAPEGFTVTASTDVVPVAAFENDEKKLYGVQYHPEVMHSTHGQQILEHFLYRGAGLQPTWTPGNIVEEQVALIREQVGDKRAICGLSGGVDSAVAAALVQKAIGSQLTCVYVDHGLMRKGETEQVEKDFVAATGVQLKVVDAQERFLNALAGVSDPETKRKIIGREFIRVFEAAQLEILQEDGPAVAFLVQGTLYPDVVESGGGTGTANIKSHHNVGGLPDDIEFELVEPLRQLFKDEVRMVGQELGLPAEIVQRQPFPGPGLGIRIVGEVTKERLDLLREADAIARHELTAAGLDREIWQCPVVLLADVRSVGVQGDGRTYGHPIVLRPVSSEDAMTADWTRMPYEVLARISTRITNEVPDVNRVVLDCTSKPPGTIEWE; encoded by the coding sequence GTGCCAGAAGCCACCCTCGCCACCCACGACAGCGCCCCGGACACGGTTCTCGTCGTCGACTTCGGCGCCCAGTACGCGCAGCTGATCGCCCGCCGCGTCCGCGAGGCACGGGTCTACTCCGAGGTCGTGCCCAGCACGATGCCCGTGGCCGAGATGCTCGCCAAGAACCCGAAGGCGATCATCCTCTCCGGTGGCCCGTCCTCCGTGTACGAGGAGGGCGCCCCCCAGCTCGACGGCGCGATCTTCGAGGCCGGCGTCCCCGTCTTCGGCATGTGCTACGGCTTCCAGCTCATGGCGGTCACCCTCGGCGGCACCGTCGACAACACCGGCTCGCGCGAGTACGGCCGTACCCCGCTGGCCGTCTCCAAGGCCGGATCCACCCTCTTCGAGGGCACCCCCGAGAACCAGTCGGTGTGGATGTCCCACGGCGACGCCTGCTCCGCCGCTCCCGAGGGCTTCACCGTCACCGCGTCCACCGACGTCGTCCCGGTCGCGGCCTTCGAGAACGACGAGAAGAAGCTCTACGGCGTGCAGTACCACCCCGAGGTGATGCACTCCACGCACGGCCAGCAGATCCTGGAGCACTTCCTCTACCGCGGCGCGGGCCTCCAGCCCACCTGGACCCCCGGCAACATCGTCGAGGAGCAGGTCGCCCTCATCCGCGAGCAGGTCGGCGACAAGCGCGCCATCTGCGGCCTGTCCGGCGGCGTGGACTCCGCGGTCGCCGCGGCCCTCGTGCAGAAGGCCATCGGCTCCCAGCTCACCTGCGTGTACGTGGACCACGGTCTGATGCGCAAGGGCGAGACCGAGCAGGTCGAGAAGGACTTCGTCGCCGCCACCGGCGTGCAGCTGAAGGTCGTCGACGCCCAGGAGCGGTTCCTGAACGCGCTGGCCGGCGTCTCCGACCCGGAGACCAAGCGCAAGATCATCGGCCGCGAGTTCATCCGCGTCTTCGAGGCGGCGCAGCTGGAGATCCTCCAGGAGGACGGCCCGGCGGTGGCCTTCCTGGTCCAGGGCACCCTGTACCCGGACGTCGTCGAATCCGGCGGCGGCACCGGCACCGCCAACATCAAGTCCCACCACAACGTGGGCGGGCTCCCCGACGACATCGAGTTCGAGCTCGTCGAGCCGCTGCGCCAGCTGTTCAAGGACGAGGTCCGGATGGTCGGCCAGGAGCTCGGCCTGCCCGCCGAGATCGTCCAGCGCCAGCCGTTCCCCGGCCCCGGCCTCGGCATCCGCATCGTCGGCGAGGTCACCAAGGAGCGTCTGGACCTGCTCCGCGAGGCCGACGCCATCGCCCGCCACGAGCTCACGGCGGCCGGCCTGGACCGCGAGATCTGGCAGTGCCCGGTCGTCCTGCTGGCCGATGTCCGCAGCGTCGGCGTCCAGGGTGACGGCCGTACCTACGGCCACCCGATCGTGCTGCGCCCCGTCTCCTCCGAGGACGCGATGACCGCGGACTGGACGCGCATGCCGTACGAGGTGCTCGCGCGGATCTCCACCCGCATCACCAACGAGGTGCCGGACGTCAACCGCGTGGTCCTGGACTGCACGAGCAAGCCCCCGGGCACCATCGAGTGGGAGTAG
- a CDS encoding chorismate mutase, whose product MSTTTIAAHGATTATTTPEQLIAGSRERIDAIDDRIIGLIQERMAVSTVIQEARIGSGGRRVHLSREMEVLTHWSDALGKPGTTLAMTLLELCRGRV is encoded by the coding sequence ATGAGCACGACCACGATCGCCGCGCACGGCGCCACCACCGCCACCACCACCCCCGAGCAGCTGATCGCCGGATCCCGCGAGCGGATCGACGCCATCGACGACCGGATCATCGGCCTGATCCAGGAACGGATGGCCGTCTCGACCGTCATCCAGGAGGCCCGGATCGGTTCGGGCGGGCGCCGGGTGCACCTGTCGCGGGAGATGGAGGTCCTGACCCACTGGAGCGACGCACTCGGCAAGCCCGGCACCACGCTCGCGATGACCTTGCTGGAGCTGTGCCGCGGCCGGGTCTGA
- a CDS encoding peptidase, whose product MRKRISLLAAAGLVAVGLAATPANAADPVFTLTSPEEIGLHPHPGDAGKARPTTVGFVVENETGKDFGEHATYTIDLTPLKGVADVKLTPERSNDCTLTATKVTCTDWAVWTYGSEVVSLDLTAAKGSKNGTVADLTMTGAAQGATFKPTTTEVRVGGPDLVLEKAKLKSKLVPGETQPLPVVFANAGTEPVKGVALEMITTHGMGLVEQYDNCAFSQDDSTGQPWNVGWGVTVCTFDNEIKPGEVWEIAGALTLKAAPHAFIDELIYGVHEAGSQPKSTQKFSTPRTGKKLGLKTRSAKATPRGVDLDPWNNQHEFGFSVKNTADLVAEPLSVKGKAGETVKAAIGFRNDGPAWVAYLRSGEDVAMADIVIPAGAKVTKAPKFCRAVTASGGYREGRLGAPRYFCPTSHVIGEKEKFSFPFELKIEKVIAEATGSVTVGSWSPDGAAPISWDPKHANDKAAFVINGKQVTPTPTPTTPGPKPTSSTSPTATPSTSATPSPGASTGNGKTPNGGLAETGVTAGPILLAGAVLVAAGGAVFLAFRRRTTGRA is encoded by the coding sequence ATGAGAAAGCGCATCTCCCTGCTGGCGGCAGCCGGCCTGGTGGCCGTCGGCCTGGCCGCCACCCCCGCGAACGCGGCGGACCCGGTATTCACGCTCACCAGCCCGGAGGAGATCGGCCTGCACCCGCACCCGGGGGACGCCGGGAAGGCGCGGCCGACCACCGTCGGCTTCGTCGTCGAGAACGAGACGGGCAAGGACTTCGGCGAGCACGCCACCTACACGATCGACCTGACCCCCCTCAAGGGCGTCGCCGACGTGAAGCTCACCCCGGAGCGTTCCAACGACTGCACCCTCACGGCGACGAAGGTCACCTGCACGGACTGGGCGGTCTGGACGTACGGCAGCGAGGTCGTGTCCCTGGACCTCACCGCCGCCAAGGGCAGCAAGAACGGCACGGTCGCCGACCTGACGATGACCGGCGCGGCGCAGGGCGCCACCTTCAAGCCCACCACCACCGAGGTCCGGGTCGGCGGCCCGGACCTGGTCCTGGAAAAGGCCAAGCTGAAGTCGAAGCTGGTCCCGGGTGAGACCCAGCCGCTCCCGGTCGTCTTCGCCAACGCGGGCACCGAGCCGGTCAAGGGCGTGGCGCTGGAGATGATCACCACGCACGGCATGGGCCTGGTCGAGCAGTACGACAACTGCGCCTTCAGCCAGGACGACAGCACGGGCCAGCCCTGGAACGTGGGCTGGGGCGTGACGGTCTGCACCTTCGACAACGAGATCAAGCCGGGCGAGGTCTGGGAGATCGCCGGCGCGCTGACCCTCAAGGCCGCTCCGCACGCCTTCATCGACGAGCTGATCTACGGGGTGCACGAGGCCGGCTCCCAGCCGAAGTCCACGCAGAAGTTCAGCACGCCCCGCACGGGCAAGAAGCTGGGCCTCAAGACGCGCTCGGCCAAGGCCACGCCGCGCGGGGTGGACCTGGACCCGTGGAACAACCAGCACGAGTTCGGCTTCTCGGTGAAGAACACCGCCGACCTGGTGGCCGAGCCCCTCTCCGTGAAGGGCAAGGCGGGCGAGACGGTCAAGGCCGCCATCGGCTTCCGCAACGACGGCCCCGCGTGGGTCGCCTACCTCCGCTCGGGCGAGGACGTCGCCATGGCGGACATCGTGATCCCGGCGGGCGCGAAGGTCACCAAGGCGCCCAAGTTCTGCAGGGCCGTCACGGCCTCGGGGGGCTACCGCGAAGGTCGGCTGGGCGCACCGCGCTACTTCTGCCCGACCTCGCACGTCATCGGGGAGAAGGAGAAGTTCAGCTTCCCCTTCGAGTTGAAGATCGAGAAGGTCATCGCGGAGGCCACCGGGTCCGTCACCGTCGGCAGCTGGTCGCCCGACGGCGCCGCGCCGATCAGCTGGGACCCGAAGCACGCCAACGACAAGGCCGCCTTCGTGATCAACGGCAAGCAGGTCACGCCCACGCCGACCCCGACCACGCCCGGCCCGAAGCCGACGTCTTCCACGAGCCCGACGGCCACGCCGAGCACGAGCGCCACTCCGAGCCCGGGCGCCAGTACCGGCAACGGCAAGACGCCGAACGGCGGCCTCGCCGAGACCGGCGTCACCGCCGGGCCGATCCTGCTCGCCGGCGCGGTCCTCGTGGCCGCGGGCGGCGCCGTGTTCCTGGCGTTCCGGCGCCGGACAACCGGCCGCGCGTAA
- a CDS encoding GMC family oxidoreductase, which produces MSYDHDFDYDVIVIGSGFGGSVSALRLSEKGYRVGVLEAGRRFTRESLPKNSWDLRNYLWAPALGLYGIQRIHLLGNVMVLAGAGVGGGSLNYANTLYVPPTAFFEDRQWASITDWRDELAPYYDQAKRMLGVRLNPTTTPSDVHLKAAAAKMGVADSFHMAPVGVFFGDGEDAAGQGKVRPGDEVADPYFGGAGPSRKACTECGECMTGCRHGAKNTLNENYLHLAERAGAVIHPMTTVTALSDHPDGGYRVRTVPTEGRRRAEPKVLRARYVVVAAGTYGTQTLLHTMKDLGELPRLSDRLGDLTRTNSEGLVGAQTDDRRYRKRHGKDKRADFTRGVAITSSVHPNADTHIEPVRYGKGSNAMGFMTILQVPYSGHRVRAWLGRTARHPLQLLRSLSNRRWSERTIIGLVMQSLDNSLTTYRKPGGLGKGLLTARQGHGAPNPVQIAEATRAATLLAEEINGFPGSNIGELMGTPLTAHFLGGCPIGASPEEGVVDPYHRLYGHPGISVVDGSAVSANLGVNPSLTITAQAERAMSYWPNNGERDPRPEQGAAYTRLAAVEPARPAVPKEAFGALRLPFLAVPEIPPRAASPAE; this is translated from the coding sequence GTGTCGTACGACCACGACTTCGACTACGACGTCATCGTCATCGGATCGGGTTTCGGAGGGTCGGTCTCGGCGCTGCGGCTCTCCGAGAAGGGGTACCGGGTCGGCGTCCTGGAGGCGGGGCGCCGCTTCACCCGCGAGAGCCTGCCGAAGAACAGCTGGGACCTGCGCAACTACCTGTGGGCCCCGGCCCTCGGGCTGTACGGGATCCAGCGCATCCACCTCCTCGGCAACGTGATGGTCCTCGCGGGCGCGGGCGTCGGCGGCGGCTCCCTCAACTACGCCAACACCCTCTACGTGCCCCCCACCGCCTTCTTCGAGGACCGGCAGTGGGCGTCCATCACGGACTGGCGGGACGAGCTCGCCCCCTACTACGACCAGGCCAAGCGCATGCTCGGGGTCCGGCTCAACCCGACGACGACCCCCTCCGACGTCCACCTCAAGGCGGCCGCCGCCAAGATGGGCGTCGCGGACTCCTTCCACATGGCCCCGGTCGGCGTCTTCTTCGGGGACGGGGAGGATGCGGCGGGCCAGGGCAAGGTCCGCCCCGGTGACGAGGTCGCCGACCCGTACTTCGGCGGCGCCGGCCCCTCCCGCAAGGCCTGCACCGAGTGCGGCGAGTGCATGACCGGCTGCCGGCACGGCGCGAAGAACACCCTGAACGAGAACTACCTGCACCTCGCCGAGCGGGCCGGCGCCGTCATCCACCCCATGACCACGGTCACGGCCCTCTCCGACCACCCCGACGGCGGCTACCGCGTCCGCACCGTCCCCACCGAGGGCCGCCGCCGCGCCGAGCCCAAGGTGCTGCGCGCCCGCTACGTGGTCGTCGCGGCGGGTACCTACGGCACCCAGACCCTCCTGCACACGATGAAGGACCTCGGCGAGCTGCCCCGCCTCTCGGACCGCCTCGGCGATCTGACCCGGACCAACTCCGAAGGCCTCGTAGGGGCTCAGACCGATGACCGCCGCTACCGCAAGCGGCACGGCAAGGACAAGCGCGCGGACTTCACGCGGGGCGTGGCCATCACCTCCTCGGTGCACCCGAACGCCGACACGCACATCGAGCCGGTGCGCTACGGCAAGGGCTCCAACGCGATGGGGTTCATGACGATCCTCCAGGTGCCGTACTCCGGCCACCGGGTCCGCGCCTGGCTCGGGCGCACCGCCCGCCACCCGCTCCAGCTGCTGCGGTCCCTCTCCAACCGGCGCTGGTCGGAGCGGACCATCATCGGCCTGGTCATGCAGTCCCTGGACAACTCCCTGACCACCTACCGCAAGCCCGGCGGCTTGGGGAAGGGGCTGCTCACCGCCCGGCAGGGCCACGGCGCGCCCAACCCCGTACAGATCGCCGAGGCCACGCGGGCGGCGACGCTGCTGGCCGAGGAGATCAACGGGTTCCCGGGCAGCAACATCGGCGAGCTGATGGGCACCCCGCTGACGGCGCACTTCCTCGGCGGCTGCCCGATCGGCGCCTCGCCCGAGGAGGGCGTGGTCGACCCGTACCACCGGCTCTACGGGCACCCGGGCATCTCGGTGGTGGACGGCTCGGCGGTCTCCGCGAACCTCGGGGTCAACCCGTCGCTGACGATCACCGCGCAGGCGGAACGGGCGATGTCCTACTGGCCGAACAACGGCGAGCGCGACCCGCGCCCGGAGCAGGGGGCGGCCTACACCCGCCTGGCGGCCGTGGAACCGGCCCGCCCGGCGGTGCCGAAGGAGGCCTTCGGGGCGCTGCGCCTGCCGTTCCTGGCGGTACCGGAGATCCCGCCGCGGGCGGCGTCGCCCGCCGAATAG
- a CDS encoding succinic semialdehyde dehydrogenase, producing the protein MTDTQAPAPLRSAPQPTNPVAPAPAGARSAADVVTPELVARLTRGVAGSGRTANHSPFTGDRLAELPEATPEDVEAAFAAARAAQPAWAAVPVRARAAVLLRFHDLVLSRQAEVLDLIQLETGKARLHAHEEVQAVSIAARHYGRKAPSYLRPKGHTGAMPTLTKVTELRQPRGVIGQIAPWNYPLELSIGDALPAFVAGNAVVMKPDTETALTALWARDLMIEAGLPAEVFQIVLGEGPVVGPELVRRADYVSFTGSTRTGREVAQGAAARLIGVSLELGGKNAMLVLRDADVEKAAAGAVRACFSSAGQLCISIERLYVHASIADEFVARFAARTKAMRLGSSLAYGADMGSLAGERQLEAVQRHVDDAVAKGATLVTGGVARPDIGPLFYEPTILDGVESAMAVCGEETFGPVVSIYRFTDEDEVIEEANGTAYGLNSSVWTKDARRGHAVSARLRTGTVNINEGYAPAYGSAQAPMGGMKESGLGRRHGSEGILKYTEAQTVAHQRLLPMGPSLGMDDEKYAAFMTRSLQVMKAFRLR; encoded by the coding sequence ATGACGGACACGCAGGCCCCGGCCCCCCTCCGCAGCGCCCCGCAGCCCACCAACCCGGTCGCCCCCGCCCCGGCCGGCGCCCGGAGCGCCGCCGACGTGGTGACCCCCGAACTGGTCGCCCGGCTGACCCGCGGAGTGGCCGGCTCCGGCCGCACCGCCAACCACAGCCCCTTCACCGGGGACCGGCTCGCGGAGCTTCCCGAGGCCACCCCCGAGGACGTGGAGGCGGCCTTCGCCGCCGCCCGCGCCGCGCAGCCCGCCTGGGCCGCCGTGCCCGTCCGCGCGCGGGCCGCCGTACTGCTGCGCTTCCACGACCTGGTCCTGTCCCGGCAGGCCGAGGTGCTCGACCTGATCCAGCTGGAGACCGGCAAGGCCCGGCTGCACGCCCACGAGGAGGTCCAGGCCGTCTCGATCGCGGCCCGGCACTACGGCCGCAAGGCCCCCTCGTACCTGCGCCCCAAGGGCCACACGGGCGCCATGCCCACCCTCACCAAGGTCACCGAGCTGCGCCAGCCGCGCGGGGTCATCGGCCAGATCGCCCCCTGGAACTACCCCCTCGAACTGTCCATCGGCGACGCCCTGCCCGCCTTCGTCGCGGGCAACGCCGTCGTGATGAAGCCCGACACCGAGACCGCGCTGACCGCCCTGTGGGCCCGCGACCTGATGATCGAGGCGGGCCTGCCGGCCGAGGTGTTCCAGATCGTGCTCGGCGAGGGCCCGGTCGTCGGCCCCGAGCTGGTCCGCCGCGCCGACTACGTTTCGTTCACCGGCTCCACGCGTACCGGCCGCGAGGTCGCCCAGGGCGCGGCCGCCCGCCTGATCGGGGTCTCCCTCGAGCTCGGCGGCAAGAACGCCATGCTCGTCCTGCGCGACGCCGACGTGGAGAAGGCCGCCGCCGGCGCCGTCCGCGCCTGCTTCTCCTCCGCCGGCCAGCTCTGCATCTCCATCGAGCGGCTGTACGTGCACGCCTCGATCGCCGACGAGTTCGTCGCCCGGTTCGCCGCCCGTACGAAGGCTATGCGGCTCGGTTCCTCCCTCGCCTACGGCGCCGACATGGGCTCCCTGGCCGGCGAGCGCCAGCTGGAGGCCGTACAGCGCCATGTGGACGACGCCGTCGCCAAGGGCGCCACCCTCGTCACCGGCGGCGTCGCCCGCCCCGACATCGGCCCGCTCTTCTACGAGCCGACCATCCTCGACGGCGTCGAGTCCGCGATGGCGGTGTGCGGGGAGGAGACCTTCGGTCCGGTCGTCTCCATCTACCGCTTCACCGACGAGGACGAGGTCATCGAGGAGGCCAACGGCACCGCCTACGGCCTGAACTCCAGCGTGTGGACGAAGGACGCCCGCCGCGGCCACGCCGTCTCGGCCCGCCTGCGCACCGGCACCGTCAACATCAACGAGGGCTACGCCCCGGCCTACGGCAGCGCCCAGGCCCCCATGGGCGGCATGAAGGAATCCGGCCTCGGCCGCCGCCACGGCTCCGAGGGCATCCTCAAGTACACCGAGGCCCAGACCGTCGCCCACCAGCGGCTGCTGCCGATGGGCCCCTCGCTGGGGATGGACGACGAGAAGTACGCGGCGTTCATGACCCGCAGCCTCCAGGTCATGAAGGCGTTCCGACTCCGCTAG